A genomic stretch from Serratia entomophila includes:
- a CDS encoding malate:quinone oxidoreductase, which yields MRKLLVMIFCLNLFGVSQQAAAEENKTVDVVLIGGGIMSATLGTYLHELEPTWTIDMFERMNGVAEESSNGWNNAGTGHSAFSEMNYTPEKADGSIDISKAVVVNESFEISRQFWSYQVKNDVLKDPKSFINSVPHMSFVWGDDNVNFLRKRYAALQHSTLFRGMEYSEDANQIKQWAPLVMNGRDPAQKIAATRMPLGTDVNFGVITHQLVGALSQSDKFKLSLGHEVRDIKRNADNTWSVTVADLNRDGKETTVNAKFVFIGAGGASLTLLQKSGIPEADGYGGFPVGGQFLVTTNPEVANQHLAKVYGLASVGSPPMSVPHLDTRMLDGKRVLLFGPFATFSSKFLKNGSLFDLLHSLSTSNLMPMTHVGLDNFDLVKYLVGQLMMNDDDRFAALQEYFPQAKKEDWKLWTAGQRVQIIKKDADKGGVLQFGTEVVSSEDGSIAALLGASPGASTAAPIMLHLMEKVFKDKVATPEWQSKLKEIIPSYGHKLNGDIEMTNKIRGYTSSVLGLNYIEVKPETN from the coding sequence ATGAGAAAATTACTCGTTATGATCTTCTGTCTGAACCTGTTTGGCGTTTCGCAACAGGCTGCGGCGGAAGAGAATAAAACCGTTGACGTGGTCTTGATCGGCGGCGGCATCATGAGCGCGACCCTGGGTACCTACCTGCATGAGCTGGAACCGACCTGGACCATCGACATGTTTGAGCGCATGAATGGCGTGGCGGAAGAGAGTTCCAACGGCTGGAACAACGCCGGCACCGGCCACTCCGCCTTCAGCGAAATGAACTACACCCCGGAAAAAGCCGATGGCAGCATCGACATCAGCAAGGCGGTGGTGGTTAACGAGTCTTTCGAAATCTCCCGTCAGTTCTGGTCTTATCAGGTGAAAAATGACGTCCTGAAAGATCCAAAATCCTTTATCAACAGCGTGCCGCACATGAGCTTTGTTTGGGGTGACGACAACGTCAACTTCCTGCGCAAACGCTATGCGGCGCTGCAGCACAGCACCCTGTTCCGCGGCATGGAATACTCCGAAGACGCCAACCAGATCAAGCAGTGGGCGCCGCTGGTGATGAACGGCCGCGATCCGGCGCAGAAAATCGCCGCCACCCGCATGCCGCTGGGCACCGACGTCAACTTTGGCGTGATCACTCACCAGCTGGTCGGCGCGCTGAGCCAGAGCGACAAGTTCAAGCTGAGCCTGGGCCACGAAGTGCGCGACATCAAGCGTAACGCCGACAACACCTGGAGCGTAACCGTTGCCGATCTGAACCGCGACGGCAAAGAAACCACCGTTAACGCCAAGTTCGTGTTCATCGGCGCGGGCGGCGCTTCCCTGACGCTGCTGCAAAAATCCGGCATTCCGGAAGCGGACGGCTACGGCGGCTTCCCGGTCGGCGGCCAGTTCCTGGTCACCACCAATCCGGAAGTGGCCAACCAGCACCTGGCCAAAGTCTATGGCCTGGCCAGCGTAGGCTCGCCGCCAATGTCGGTGCCGCACCTGGATACCCGCATGCTGGACGGCAAGCGCGTGCTGCTGTTCGGACCTTTCGCCACCTTCTCCAGCAAGTTCCTGAAGAACGGCTCGCTGTTCGATCTGTTGCACTCCCTGAGCACCTCGAACCTGATGCCGATGACCCACGTTGGCCTGGATAACTTCGATCTGGTGAAATACCTGGTGGGCCAGCTGATGATGAACGACGACGATCGCTTCGCCGCGCTGCAAGAGTATTTCCCGCAGGCCAAAAAAGAAGACTGGAAGCTGTGGACCGCCGGCCAGCGCGTGCAAATCATCAAGAAAGACGCTGACAAAGGCGGCGTGCTGCAGTTCGGCACCGAAGTCGTCAGCTCTGAAGACGGCAGCATCGCCGCCCTGCTGGGCGCCTCGCCGGGCGCATCAACCGCCGCGCCGATCATGCTGCACCTGATGGAAAAAGTGTTCAAAGATAAAGTGGCGACGCCGGAATGGCAGAGCAAGCTGAAAGAGATCATCCCGTCCTACGGCCACAAGCTGAACGGCGACATTGAAATGACCAACAAGATCCGCGGCTACACCAGCAGCGTGCTGGGTCTGAACTACATCGAAGTGAAGCCGGAAACCAACTGA
- a CDS encoding IS3 family transposase (programmed frameshift) yields the protein MKYSLPFKLDVVRYYLTGHGSQRQTARKFSVAHVQLRRWIAAYQHHGEPGLQPGRQRHYTPEFKLSVVEFALSNPFSLADVAAQFDIPSYTTLEHWVKLYQENGAEALNRNQRGRRMYQHPKTPHADKSPDELTPEEMREEIEFLRAQNDYIKKLRALMPGKRCPGTAERAKIVTALRQEHRLDRLLHAGGLARSTYYYCCKVGRVPDKYREAKQRIAEVFNVHKGRYGYRRITCVMRKEGYGLNHKTVQKLMTALQLKSPVRRKKYRSYKGNTGKLAPNLLQRNFTAQCPNQKWVTDVTEFRVGEDKLYLSPVLDLYNGEIIAYEVARRAEFRLVKRMLDKAVSRMKPGEQLLLHSDQGWHYQMAAYQHALRVNGIKQSMSRKGNCLDNAVMENFFGHLKAELYYLQRFESVEHLAQEIDIYIDYYNSHRIRQKLKGLSPVEYRTQASKAA from the exons ATGAAATATTCACTCCCGTTCAAACTCGACGTAGTCCGGTACTATCTTACCGGACACGGCAGCCAAAGGCAGACCGCGAGAAAATTCTCTGTCGCCCATGTCCAGCTACGTCGCTGGATTGCGGCCTATCAACATCATGGTGAGCCAGGGCTGCAACCCGGACGGCAACGACATTACACACCCGAATTTAAGCTCTCTGTCGTCGAGTTTGCCCTCTCCAATCCTTTTTCTTTAGCGGACGTTGCCGCACAATTTGATATCCCCTCATACACGACGCTGGAACACTGGGTTAAGCTCTATCAGGAGAATGGGGCCGAAGCCCTCAACCGGAACCAGCGTGGTCGCCGAATGTATCAGCATCCCAAAACACCCCATGCGGATAAGTCGCCAGATGAGTTGACCCCCGAAGAGATGCGGGAGGAAATCGAGTTTTTACGCGCTCAGAATGACTACATAAAAAAGCTGAGAGCCTTGATGC CAGGAAAACGATGCCCGGGCACGGCGGAAAGGGCAAAAATAGTCACGGCATTAAGGCAAGAGCACCGTTTAGACAGGCTGTTGCATGCCGGTGGGCTGGCGCGCAGCACGTACTATTATTGCTGTAAAGTCGGTCGAGTGCCGGATAAATACCGTGAGGCTAAACAACGAATAGCCGAAGTCTTTAACGTCCATAAAGGCCGTTACGGCTATCGTCGCATAACCTGCGTAATGCGAAAGGAAGGGTACGGTTTAAATCATAAAACCGTGCAAAAACTGATGACAGCGCTGCAGCTGAAGTCACCGGTTCGCCGTAAAAAGTACCGCTCATACAAGGGGAATACAGGCAAGTTGGCACCCAATCTCCTGCAGCGTAATTTTACCGCTCAATGCCCCAATCAAAAGTGGGTAACGGATGTAACGGAGTTCCGGGTTGGTGAGGATAAGCTGTATTTATCACCGGTGCTCGACTTGTACAACGGTGAAATCATCGCTTATGAAGTGGCTCGCCGGGCAGAGTTTAGGCTGGTTAAAAGGATGTTGGACAAGGCGGTAAGCAGGATGAAGCCGGGTGAGCAGTTGCTGTTGCACAGTGACCAGGGTTGGCACTATCAGATGGCGGCTTATCAGCATGCGTTGCGGGTTAACGGGATAAAGCAGAGCATGTCTCGCAAGGGAAATTGCCTGGACAATGCCGTGATGGAGAACTTCTTCGGACATCTGAAAGCGGAGCTGTATTACTTGCAGCGTTTTGAGAGTGTGGAACACCTGGCGCAAGAGATAGACATTTACATTGATTACTACAACTCTCATCGTATCAGGCAGAAACTGAAAGGCCTGAGTCCGGTGGAGTACCGAACTCAGGCCTCGAAGGCTGCGTGA
- a CDS encoding helix-turn-helix domain-containing protein: MDRVNIIHDLLDWIENHLDQPLLLDNVAAKSGYSKWHLQRMFRSTTGHALGSYIRERRLTQAAQALRATPRPILDIALQYHFDSQPSFSRAFKKQFGKTPAVYRRTTRWDVAEIRPQPIAPHPQPSSGWQRWYAGNPAEGVCTSWMGLR, from the coding sequence ATGGATCGCGTCAATATCATTCACGATTTACTGGACTGGATTGAAAATCATCTGGACCAACCGCTGTTGCTCGACAACGTGGCGGCCAAGTCAGGCTACTCCAAGTGGCATTTACAGCGCATGTTCCGCAGCACCACCGGCCATGCGTTGGGCAGCTATATTCGCGAGCGCCGCCTGACGCAAGCCGCGCAGGCGCTGCGCGCCACCCCTCGCCCGATCCTCGATATCGCGCTGCAATACCATTTTGATTCGCAGCCGTCGTTTTCGCGCGCCTTCAAGAAGCAGTTCGGTAAAACGCCGGCGGTGTATCGCCGCACCACCCGTTGGGACGTGGCGGAAATCCGCCCGCAGCCGATAGCGCCGCACCCTCAGCCGTCGTCCGGCTGGCAGCGGTGGTATGCGGGCAACCCCGCAGAGGGCGTTTGCACCAGCTGGATGGGCCTGCGTTAG
- the phoA gene encoding alkaline phosphatase has translation MQPAVSLIAGAVLSALLCSSAIADDAQTDSAGLTDRAARGNIVEPGGARRLSGDQTAALKASLSDKTVKNVILLIGDGMGDSEITSARNYAEGAGGYFKGIDALPLTGQYTHYSLDKKSHKPDYVTDSAASATAWSTGVKTYNGALGVDVNGKDHPTLLEIAKAAGKATGNVSTAELQDATPAAQVSHVTSRKCYGPLETSEKCAANALENGGRGSITEQLLKTRADVTLGGGAKSFNQQAKSGEWQGKTLKEQATAQGYQWVSDADGLQAVTLANQQKPLLGLFADGNMPVRWQGPKASYHGNIDKPAVTCENNPARTAATPTLAAMTEKAIDLLKTNPNGFFLQVEGASIDKQDHEANPCGQFGETVDLDEAVQKALAFARADGNTLVIVTADHAHSSQIIAADAKAPGLTQTLTTKDGAPMTISYGNSEEGSQGHTGTQLRVAAYGPHAANVVGLTDQTDLFFTMRDAMGIK, from the coding sequence ATGCAACCTGCTGTTTCCCTGATTGCCGGCGCGGTGTTATCCGCTCTGCTGTGCTCCTCCGCCATCGCCGATGACGCCCAGACCGATAGCGCCGGGCTGACCGATCGCGCGGCGCGCGGCAATATCGTCGAACCGGGCGGCGCGCGCCGCCTCTCCGGCGATCAAACCGCCGCGCTGAAGGCTTCGCTGTCGGATAAAACGGTGAAGAACGTGATTTTACTGATCGGCGACGGCATGGGCGACTCCGAGATCACCTCGGCGCGCAACTATGCCGAAGGCGCCGGCGGCTATTTCAAAGGCATCGACGCGCTGCCGCTGACCGGCCAATACACCCACTACTCGCTGGACAAGAAAAGCCACAAACCGGATTACGTCACCGATTCCGCCGCTTCCGCCACCGCCTGGTCTACCGGAGTAAAAACCTATAACGGCGCGCTCGGGGTGGATGTGAACGGTAAAGATCACCCTACGCTGCTGGAAATTGCCAAGGCCGCAGGCAAGGCCACCGGCAACGTCTCCACCGCCGAACTGCAGGACGCCACGCCGGCGGCGCAGGTGTCGCACGTGACCTCACGCAAATGCTATGGCCCGCTGGAAACCAGCGAGAAATGCGCCGCCAACGCGCTGGAAAACGGCGGCCGCGGTTCGATCACCGAACAGCTGCTGAAAACCCGCGCCGACGTGACGCTGGGCGGCGGAGCCAAATCCTTCAATCAGCAGGCGAAAAGCGGTGAATGGCAGGGTAAAACGCTGAAAGAGCAGGCTACCGCGCAGGGCTACCAGTGGGTCAGCGATGCCGACGGCCTGCAGGCCGTGACGCTGGCCAACCAGCAGAAACCGCTGCTGGGGCTGTTTGCCGACGGCAATATGCCGGTGCGCTGGCAGGGGCCGAAAGCCTCTTACCACGGCAATATCGATAAGCCGGCGGTCACCTGCGAGAACAACCCGGCGCGCACCGCCGCCACCCCGACGCTGGCGGCCATGACCGAAAAAGCCATCGATCTGCTGAAAACCAACCCGAACGGTTTCTTCCTACAGGTGGAAGGCGCGTCGATCGATAAACAGGACCATGAAGCCAACCCCTGCGGCCAGTTCGGCGAAACCGTCGATCTGGACGAAGCGGTGCAAAAAGCGCTGGCCTTCGCCCGCGCCGACGGCAACACCCTGGTGATTGTCACCGCCGATCACGCCCACTCCAGCCAGATAATCGCCGCAGACGCCAAGGCACCGGGCCTGACGCAAACGCTGACCACCAAAGACGGCGCGCCGATGACCATCAGCTACGGCAACTCGGAAGAAGGCTCCCAGGGGCACACCGGCACCCAACTGCGGGTCGCGGCCTACGGCCCGCACGCCGCCAACGTGGTGGGGCTGACCGACCAGACCGATCTGTTCTTCACCATGCGTGACGCGATGGGCATCAAATAA
- a CDS encoding fimbrial protein gives MKLNTFGRNTLLSVLGLAALAMAQQAAAMQCRFGNSTGSKNPTGSVTQDIDVGRPIVLAASDFVAGNLIWRSQNFTSTFTCWDTDNFPRGEHAYIYWNPQNSFGALDKSLAIGVSINGIDYDAINLKQSGKNPTGPDLGPGTKPGSNKKKADPQAVTASYSVYIKATGVKPPAGNFTPLGRASLFQIDGVGGLNATKDSNFNAYIKGLDKIRVIQCNPQITVLANNGASVDFGVLSTTSAKTGTVAKQVPFDIKASLSGGECAGQSLQASFSSTNADPSDNTQILPTTKPGVAIFLTQQRDTNKKPIPLQTNVDFGGMLQDKQNEVKETFIANLKWLTNSPTPGVFNATANVDVTFK, from the coding sequence ATGAAATTGAACACATTCGGACGTAATACGCTTCTGTCGGTTTTGGGCCTGGCGGCATTGGCGATGGCGCAGCAGGCGGCGGCGATGCAGTGCCGCTTCGGCAACTCGACGGGCTCCAAAAACCCGACCGGCAGCGTAACCCAGGATATCGACGTTGGGCGGCCAATCGTGCTGGCCGCCAGCGACTTTGTGGCGGGCAACCTGATCTGGCGTTCGCAGAACTTTACCTCTACCTTCACCTGCTGGGATACCGATAACTTCCCGCGGGGGGAACACGCTTATATCTACTGGAACCCGCAGAACTCCTTCGGCGCGTTGGATAAATCGCTGGCGATCGGCGTGTCGATCAATGGCATCGACTATGACGCGATCAACCTGAAGCAAAGCGGCAAGAATCCGACCGGCCCCGATCTCGGGCCGGGCACCAAACCGGGGAGCAACAAAAAGAAGGCCGATCCCCAGGCGGTTACCGCCAGCTATTCGGTGTATATCAAAGCGACCGGCGTGAAGCCGCCGGCCGGCAATTTTACGCCGCTGGGGCGCGCTTCACTGTTCCAGATTGACGGCGTGGGCGGCCTGAACGCCACCAAAGACAGCAACTTCAACGCCTATATCAAAGGCCTGGACAAGATCCGCGTGATCCAGTGCAACCCGCAGATCACCGTGCTGGCCAACAACGGCGCCAGCGTCGACTTCGGCGTGTTGAGCACCACCAGCGCCAAAACCGGCACCGTCGCCAAGCAGGTGCCGTTTGATATCAAAGCCAGCCTGAGCGGCGGCGAGTGCGCGGGGCAATCGCTGCAGGCCAGCTTCAGCAGCACCAACGCCGATCCGTCGGATAACACGCAGATCCTGCCCACCACCAAACCGGGCGTGGCGATCTTCCTGACCCAGCAGCGTGACACCAACAAGAAGCCAATCCCGCTGCAAACCAACGTCGACTTCGGCGGGATGCTGCAGGATAAGCAGAATGAAGTGAAGGAGACCTTCATCGCCAATTTGAAATGGTTGACCAACAGCCCGACGCCGGGGGTATTCAACGCCACGGCCAACGTTGACGTCACCTTCAAATAG